In one window of Polaromonas naphthalenivorans CJ2 DNA:
- a CDS encoding ABC transporter substrate-binding protein, translating to MKQKYSGFMAALTATLATAMPVQAQTMVTMWVHAGPGPEAVAYSAATDAFNAQNKDIKLDLVKLPEGSYSNQVSAAALARKLPCLLDFDGPNVYNYAWTKKIIPLDTFPELVAVKADLLPSLLRQGTYGGKLYSLGQFDSGLGIWGNKKLLEKAGVRIPGSVLEAWTLAEFEDALKKLKSSGVAAPLDMKFNYGVGEWFTYGFSPIVQSFGADLIDRKTFKSSKGVINGDAAVKALTTLQGWVKAGYVNPATKDDGDFIKGKAALSYVGHWTFKDYKKALGDDLVLIPMPAFGAKPVTGAGSWNFGISADCKDPKAAAKVLAHLMSTPEILRVTEANGAMPGTNSALAQSRDYGVKGGLNIYVQQVRQGVALVRPETPAYPAISTAFAEALNNIVAGADVQKELDRASKKIDQNIEDNKGYPIK from the coding sequence ATGAAGCAGAAATATTCGGGATTTATGGCTGCGCTGACAGCAACACTCGCCACCGCCATGCCGGTGCAGGCTCAGACCATGGTGACGATGTGGGTGCATGCCGGGCCAGGCCCTGAGGCGGTTGCCTACTCCGCAGCGACAGATGCCTTCAACGCGCAGAACAAGGACATCAAGCTTGACCTCGTGAAGTTGCCCGAAGGCAGCTACAGCAACCAGGTGAGTGCTGCTGCACTTGCCCGCAAGCTGCCCTGCCTGTTGGACTTCGATGGTCCTAACGTCTACAACTACGCATGGACGAAGAAGATCATCCCGCTGGACACTTTTCCGGAGTTGGTCGCGGTAAAAGCAGACCTGCTTCCATCGCTGCTTCGCCAGGGAACTTACGGCGGAAAACTCTACAGCTTGGGCCAGTTTGACTCAGGTCTGGGAATCTGGGGCAACAAAAAGCTGCTCGAAAAGGCGGGGGTGCGTATCCCTGGCTCTGTGCTCGAGGCGTGGACGCTCGCCGAGTTCGAGGACGCGCTGAAGAAGCTCAAAAGCAGCGGTGTGGCCGCTCCGTTGGACATGAAGTTCAACTATGGCGTCGGAGAGTGGTTCACCTATGGTTTCTCGCCAATCGTGCAGAGCTTTGGCGCAGACCTGATCGACCGCAAGACATTTAAATCCTCCAAGGGAGTGATCAATGGCGATGCCGCGGTGAAAGCGCTGACCACGCTGCAGGGCTGGGTCAAGGCGGGTTACGTGAATCCTGCCACCAAGGATGACGGCGACTTTATCAAGGGCAAGGCGGCGCTGTCCTATGTGGGCCACTGGACCTTCAAGGACTACAAGAAGGCGCTCGGTGATGATCTGGTGCTGATTCCCATGCCGGCCTTCGGCGCCAAGCCGGTGACTGGCGCTGGCTCATGGAACTTCGGCATCTCGGCCGACTGCAAGGATCCGAAGGCGGCAGCCAAGGTGCTGGCCCATCTGATGTCAACCCCGGAGATCCTGCGCGTGACCGAGGCAAATGGTGCAATGCCTGGAACCAATTCAGCGCTGGCCCAGAGCAGGGACTACGGTGTCAAGGGCGGCTTGAACATTTATGTACAGCAGGTTCGCCAGGGAGTGGCGCTGGTACGCCCTGAAACGCCGGCTTATCCGGCCATCAGCACGGCCTTTGCCGAGGCGTTAAACAACATTGTGGCGGGCGCTGACGTCCAAAAGGAGCTCGACCGCGCCTCCAAAAAGATCGACCAGAACATAGAGGACAACAAGGGTTACCCGATCAAGTGA
- a CDS encoding carbohydrate ABC transporter permease, whose amino-acid sequence MNTTRNPSQKRGAFLAKVAQYALHALLVAFFLLPLVFMFVSAFKGDELQLLGDMGSLMAFVPHGDLSLQNFHDVFDRSPFKLAFFNSVLTVSLTVALGLIVNSMLAYALARFQFRGRDTLLAMVVALIIIPFEAVAVPLLLLVNELPWFNGHSVVTGWLDSYHVQVIPFIANAFSVYLFYQFFIALPKDLEEAALMDGASRWRIYWSIVMPLSKPVIATVTVLQFLARWGDLLWPVMVVRGDTFATLPLAMQTFFGQFPRQWGDVMAFAAMATLPTLLLFIVFQRWFVKSAISSGIKG is encoded by the coding sequence ATGAATACCACCCGCAATCCCTCGCAAAAGCGCGGTGCCTTCCTGGCCAAGGTGGCGCAATACGCCCTGCATGCGCTGCTCGTAGCTTTCTTTTTGCTGCCGCTGGTCTTCATGTTTGTTTCCGCCTTCAAGGGCGATGAGCTTCAACTGCTTGGTGACATGGGCAGCCTGATGGCTTTCGTTCCCCATGGAGATCTCTCGTTGCAGAACTTCCATGATGTGTTCGACCGCTCGCCCTTCAAGCTGGCCTTCTTCAATTCGGTGCTCACTGTCAGTTTGACGGTTGCGCTGGGGTTGATTGTGAACAGCATGCTGGCCTATGCGCTTGCGCGCTTTCAATTTCGCGGGCGCGACACCCTGCTCGCCATGGTGGTGGCGCTCATCATCATTCCCTTTGAGGCAGTTGCCGTGCCCCTGCTGCTGCTGGTAAACGAACTCCCCTGGTTCAACGGCCATAGCGTGGTGACAGGGTGGCTCGATAGCTACCACGTACAGGTGATTCCGTTTATCGCGAATGCGTTCTCCGTTTACCTCTTCTACCAGTTCTTCATTGCGCTACCAAAGGATCTGGAGGAGGCCGCGCTGATGGACGGGGCTTCGAGGTGGCGGATTTACTGGAGCATTGTGATGCCCTTGTCCAAGCCGGTGATCGCCACCGTCACGGTGTTGCAGTTCCTTGCTCGCTGGGGTGACCTGCTGTGGCCGGTGATGGTGGTGCGCGGTGACACTTTCGCGACCTTGCCATTGGCCATGCAGACTTTCTTTGGCCAATTTCCTCGCCAATGGGGCGATGTGATGGCATTCGCCGCGATGGCCACGCTGCCGACCTTGCTGCTGTTCATCGTATTCCAGCGCTGGTTCGTGAAAAGTGCGATTTCCAGCGGTATCAAAGGTTAA
- a CDS encoding ABC transporter ATP-binding protein: MASVTLRGIRKRYGGTVDVINGIDMEVRDGEFMVFVGPSGCGKSTMMRMIAGLEDISEGELRIGNRVANDLPPPHRGVAMVFQSYALYPHMTVAENMGFSLKMAGLSKNQIREQVGRAAEILQITHLLDRTPKALSGGQRQRVAIGRAIVRKPEVFLFDEPLSNLDAGLRVQMRVELTKLHKELGSTMIYVTHDQTEAMTMGDRIAVFNRGMVEQVGAPMELYQHPVNSFVAQFLGSPRMNLLPATIGRRGNEHILQVPGLGELPVSVPGSLDVSRCAQIGMRPESIEVVPAGEAGWAARIDFVERLGDTTLLYARLPDVSQPLCIKLAVACVPWDSGDAISLRAVRGALHLFDGTGACIGIL; encoded by the coding sequence ATGGCTAGCGTGACACTGCGCGGAATTCGCAAGCGCTATGGCGGCACGGTCGACGTCATCAATGGCATCGACATGGAAGTTCGCGATGGCGAGTTCATGGTGTTTGTTGGCCCATCCGGGTGCGGCAAGAGCACGATGATGAGAATGATCGCCGGGTTGGAGGACATCTCCGAGGGGGAGTTGCGCATTGGCAACCGCGTTGCCAACGATCTGCCCCCGCCGCACCGGGGTGTGGCCATGGTGTTTCAAAGTTATGCGCTGTATCCGCACATGACCGTGGCCGAAAACATGGGCTTCAGTCTGAAGATGGCTGGCCTGTCGAAGAACCAGATACGAGAGCAAGTCGGCCGCGCGGCGGAAATTCTGCAGATCACGCACTTGCTGGACCGCACGCCCAAGGCACTCTCGGGCGGTCAACGGCAACGCGTGGCCATCGGCCGCGCCATCGTGCGCAAGCCCGAGGTCTTCCTGTTCGATGAGCCGCTGTCCAATCTGGATGCGGGTCTGCGCGTGCAGATGCGGGTCGAACTCACCAAGCTGCACAAGGAGCTTGGCAGCACCATGATTTACGTCACGCACGATCAGACGGAAGCGATGACCATGGGCGACCGCATTGCTGTTTTCAACCGCGGAATGGTGGAGCAGGTGGGCGCTCCGATGGAGCTGTACCAGCATCCGGTCAACAGTTTCGTGGCGCAGTTTTTGGGCTCACCCCGGATGAACCTGCTGCCCGCAACGATTGGGCGGCGGGGCAACGAGCACATCCTGCAGGTTCCGGGGCTCGGCGAGCTACCCGTCAGCGTGCCCGGAAGCCTGGACGTGTCGCGCTGCGCGCAAATCGGCATGCGCCCGGAGTCAATCGAAGTCGTGCCGGCTGGCGAAGCAGGCTGGGCCGCGCGCATTGATTTTGTTGAGCGGCTGGGAGATACGACCTTGCTATATGCCCGCCTGCCAGACGTTTCACAGCCGCTGTGCATCAAGTTGGCAGTGGCTTGCGTCCCCTGGGACAGCGGCGACGCCATCTCATTGCGAGCTGTTCGCGGTGCCCTTCATCTTTTCGACGGCACGGGTGCGTGCATCGGTATTCTCTAA
- a CDS encoding dodecin encodes MNSHVYKQLELTGSSTVGIEDAVSTAIAKAHETVRNIQWFSITETRGHVVDGKVAHWQVSLKIGFTLE; translated from the coding sequence ATGAATAGCCATGTGTACAAGCAGCTTGAGTTGACCGGTTCCTCAACCGTCGGTATTGAAGATGCGGTAAGCACCGCCATTGCCAAGGCACATGAGACGGTGCGCAACATCCAGTGGTTCAGCATCACCGAGACCCGCGGCCATGTGGTCGATGGCAAGGTCGCGCACTGGCAGGTGTCCCTGAAAATCGGCTTCACGCTTGAATAA
- a CDS encoding carbohydrate ABC transporter permease, with translation MTFIDRQVSVKPPRFTPYQLTPWFFAAPALVLLFVFLILPFALAFVFSFTDQRLIGNDELGTSFVGVRNYTRLFEDDSFWAALRNNFFFVCVVAPLQSLSALGLALLVNQALAGTRFFRTIYFMPVATTMAVVAVVWSLLYSPDAGVINRLVGLLSFGAVGPQDWLRDPALVMPAVMVLSIWQGVGFQMLVFLAGLQSISGDLYEAAKLDGATPWKQFRYITLPMLKNTTIFVLVTTTIQAFQLFTQVQIIQASGASAPVDSFRTMVMLMVHEGFGNGKIGYASGVSVVFFVIVLTVSLVQRIVLREERAVQ, from the coding sequence ATGACTTTTATCGACAGACAAGTTTCTGTAAAACCACCACGATTCACCCCTTACCAGCTCACTCCCTGGTTCTTCGCGGCGCCAGCCCTGGTGCTGTTGTTCGTCTTTTTGATCCTGCCATTCGCGCTGGCGTTTGTCTTTTCCTTCACGGACCAGCGATTGATCGGCAACGACGAGCTGGGAACCAGCTTTGTCGGTGTCCGCAATTACACGCGCCTCTTCGAAGACGACAGCTTTTGGGCGGCGCTGAGAAATAACTTCTTTTTTGTGTGCGTGGTGGCCCCATTGCAATCCTTGAGCGCACTGGGCCTGGCATTGCTGGTCAACCAGGCGCTGGCCGGCACGCGGTTCTTTCGCACCATCTATTTCATGCCGGTGGCGACCACGATGGCGGTGGTCGCCGTTGTGTGGTCACTGCTGTACAGCCCTGATGCAGGGGTGATCAACCGTCTGGTCGGTCTGCTCAGCTTTGGCGCGGTAGGGCCTCAAGACTGGCTGCGCGACCCGGCGTTGGTCATGCCGGCGGTGATGGTGCTGTCCATCTGGCAGGGCGTCGGCTTCCAGATGCTGGTCTTCCTGGCGGGCTTGCAGTCGATTTCGGGCGACCTGTACGAGGCTGCCAAGCTCGATGGCGCCACGCCATGGAAGCAGTTTCGCTACATCACGCTCCCCATGCTGAAGAACACCACGATTTTCGTGCTGGTGACAACGACGATCCAGGCATTTCAGCTTTTCACGCAGGTGCAGATCATTCAGGCCAGCGGTGCATCAGCCCCGGTGGACAGCTTCCGAACCATGGTGATGCTGATGGTCCACGAAGGTTTTGGCAACGGAAAGATCGGCTACGCATCGGGGGTCTCGGTCGTGTTCTTCGTAATCGTTTTGACCGTGTCACTGGTGCAGCGTATCGTGCTGCGCGAAGAAAGGGCTGTGCAATGA
- a CDS encoding universal stress protein, with translation MYQRILLAYDGSAPGQQALLDCHEIAQWSRSELTLIAVMQLPLSTLGLDGGVYDETLQQEEKDRYQSILNTGLRQLTDAGVSAHGEVVIGDAVSEITRCARRIGADLIVVGHKHLDGWAARWWRGSVSKALIEQSPCSVLVVITH, from the coding sequence ATGTACCAACGAATCCTGCTGGCTTATGACGGCTCTGCCCCCGGGCAGCAGGCCTTGCTTGACTGCCATGAAATTGCGCAGTGGAGCCGTTCGGAGCTGACGCTCATCGCCGTGATGCAATTGCCCCTGAGCACCCTCGGTCTCGATGGCGGCGTGTACGACGAGACGCTGCAGCAAGAAGAGAAAGACCGCTACCAGAGCATCCTCAATACCGGACTGCGCCAGCTGACCGATGCCGGGGTGAGCGCGCATGGCGAAGTGGTGATCGGGGATGCGGTCAGTGAAATCACACGCTGCGCCCGCCGGATCGGGGCCGACCTGATCGTGGTGGGCCACAAGCATCTGGACGGATGGGCGGCGCGCTGGTGGCGCGGCTCCGTCTCCAAGGCGCTGATCGAGCAGTCGCCCTGCAGCGTGCTGGTGGTCATCACTCACTGA
- the gtfA gene encoding sucrose phosphorylase, producing MKNEVQLITYADRLSGGTLQDLRALLNGPLAGVFGAVHILPFFYSIHGADAGFDPIDHTRVDPALGDWSDIKALAQDMDVMADVIVNHMSSDSPQFIDYSKRGAASPYNGLFLTFDAVFPEGATEEDLISVYRPRPGLPFTCMTLANGEKKILWTTFTPKQLDIDVQHPQGRSYLESILQALASSGVKMIRLDAVGYAIKKQGDSCFLMPETFDFIDEFAALCRSVGLEVLVEVHSYYRKQIEIAKRVDWVYDFALPPLVLHAFFFKTGKHLKQWIAQRPTNALTVLDTHDGIGIIDIGADPSDRVNRPGLVPPQELDRLVEIIHINSGGQSREATGAAASNLDLYQVNCTFYDAMGRDDTAYLLARAIQFFMPGIPQVYYVGLLAGRNDMDLLERTRVGRDINRHRYASAEVDSALGRPVVQQLLELIRLRNAHPAFDGAFSVEPTGDSCLHMRWINGPVVAELLVDFTDLRHELLFTDEGGTRRIAFAKAF from the coding sequence ATGAAAAACGAAGTCCAACTCATCACCTATGCCGACCGCTTGAGCGGCGGAACCCTTCAGGATCTACGTGCGCTTTTGAACGGCCCGCTGGCCGGTGTTTTCGGCGCTGTTCATATCCTGCCGTTCTTCTACTCGATCCATGGTGCGGATGCCGGGTTCGACCCCATAGACCACACCCGCGTGGACCCCGCCCTGGGCGACTGGAGCGACATCAAGGCCCTGGCGCAGGACATGGATGTGATGGCCGATGTGATCGTCAACCACATGTCGTCAGACTCCCCGCAGTTCATCGACTATTCGAAACGTGGCGCGGCGTCGCCCTACAACGGTCTTTTCCTGACTTTTGACGCTGTTTTCCCTGAAGGCGCCACCGAGGAAGATCTGATATCCGTGTATCGGCCGCGTCCAGGCTTGCCCTTTACCTGCATGACGCTGGCCAATGGCGAAAAAAAAATTCTCTGGACAACATTCACGCCCAAGCAACTGGACATTGATGTGCAGCATCCGCAAGGCCGCAGCTATCTTGAGTCAATCTTGCAGGCACTGGCTTCCAGTGGCGTGAAGATGATCCGGCTGGACGCTGTGGGCTATGCGATCAAGAAGCAGGGCGACAGCTGCTTCTTGATGCCCGAGACTTTCGACTTCATCGACGAGTTCGCTGCACTGTGCCGCTCGGTGGGGCTTGAGGTTCTGGTCGAGGTGCATTCCTACTATCGCAAACAGATCGAGATCGCCAAACGCGTTGACTGGGTGTACGACTTCGCTCTGCCTCCACTGGTGCTCCACGCGTTTTTCTTCAAGACAGGAAAGCACCTCAAGCAATGGATTGCCCAGCGGCCGACCAACGCATTGACGGTACTCGACACACACGACGGGATCGGCATCATCGATATAGGCGCTGATCCGTCTGATCGCGTGAACAGACCCGGCCTGGTACCGCCCCAGGAACTCGACCGGTTGGTGGAAATCATCCACATCAACAGCGGCGGCCAGAGCCGCGAAGCAACGGGCGCAGCTGCGTCCAATCTCGACCTTTATCAGGTCAATTGCACTTTTTATGACGCGATGGGCCGCGATGACACGGCCTACCTGTTGGCTCGTGCGATCCAGTTCTTCATGCCGGGCATTCCGCAGGTCTATTACGTCGGATTGCTGGCGGGCAGGAATGACATGGACTTGCTTGAGCGTACCCGCGTGGGTCGGGATATCAACCGGCACCGTTACGCGAGCGCTGAGGTCGATTCAGCGCTCGGGCGGCCAGTCGTACAGCAACTCCTCGAGTTGATCCGGCTACGTAATGCGCATCCCGCGTTCGACGGCGCGTTCAGTGTCGAGCCAACCGGCGACAGCTGCCTGCACATGCGGTGGATCAACGGGCCTGTGGTGGCTGAGCTGCTCGTCGATTTCACCGACCTTCGCCATGAACTCCTGTTCACGGATGAGGGCGGGACGAGGCGGATTGCTTTTGCCAAGGCGTTTTAA
- a CDS encoding sugar ABC transporter substrate-binding protein, with amino-acid sequence MKNPLELTAGVRAQRACMAFLAFGLACSLPAAAQTLDVWVHAGLGPERDAYTASIKAFNEAGRNLGGKAQAVLVPVPEVGYNEAVAKAAADGRLPCVLEFDGPNVAAYAAAGHLLPLEKVQSLARIRNSMLASLVRQGTVNGRLYSVAQYDSGMALWGNRNMLNAAGVRIPARAGDGWTLTEFEDVLKRLKNAGVPSPLDMKFNYGVGEWFTYGFAPIVQGFGGDLIERGSMRSAQGVLNGPGAVKAMSALQSWIKAGYVDVMPKDDRAFIEGRSALSWVGHWVYKDYKQALGDNLVLMPLPRFGVRPVVGSGSWNFGIAASCKEPQLAIRFIEHLMSSAEVLRVTDVNGAVPGTGVAMAFSRHYGPTGELRLYADQLMSGQAQVRPASPDYPAITAEFSNAVNRIARGADPQQTLNQAVINIDRKIEKARAARP; translated from the coding sequence ATGAAAAACCCCCTTGAACTCACCGCAGGTGTGAGAGCCCAGCGTGCGTGCATGGCGTTTCTAGCGTTCGGGCTGGCCTGTTCGCTGCCAGCTGCGGCCCAGACGCTGGACGTCTGGGTTCACGCCGGGCTGGGTCCAGAGCGCGATGCCTACACGGCATCGATCAAGGCGTTCAACGAGGCCGGGCGCAATCTCGGCGGCAAGGCGCAGGCTGTCCTGGTTCCAGTGCCTGAAGTGGGCTACAACGAGGCGGTGGCGAAGGCTGCGGCTGACGGGCGGCTGCCTTGCGTGCTTGAGTTCGATGGCCCCAATGTCGCGGCCTACGCCGCGGCGGGGCACCTGCTGCCGCTGGAAAAAGTGCAGTCGCTGGCCAGGATTCGCAATTCGATGCTTGCGTCGCTGGTGCGTCAGGGAACGGTCAATGGGCGGCTGTACAGCGTGGCTCAATACGACTCAGGTATGGCGCTATGGGGAAATCGGAACATGCTGAATGCCGCCGGTGTGCGAATTCCAGCCAGAGCGGGCGACGGCTGGACGTTGACAGAGTTTGAAGACGTTCTCAAGCGGCTGAAGAACGCTGGCGTGCCTTCGCCGCTGGACATGAAGTTCAACTATGGCGTCGGAGAATGGTTCACTTATGGGTTTGCCCCGATTGTTCAGGGTTTCGGCGGCGACCTGATCGAGCGCGGCAGCATGCGCAGTGCCCAGGGTGTGCTCAACGGCCCGGGCGCCGTCAAGGCCATGAGCGCCTTGCAGAGCTGGATCAAGGCCGGTTACGTGGATGTCATGCCAAAGGATGATCGCGCATTCATCGAAGGTCGCTCGGCCCTGTCTTGGGTGGGGCATTGGGTCTACAAGGACTACAAGCAAGCGCTTGGAGACAACCTAGTGCTGATGCCCCTGCCTCGCTTCGGTGTGCGGCCCGTGGTTGGCTCCGGGTCGTGGAACTTCGGCATCGCGGCGTCGTGCAAGGAGCCCCAGCTCGCCATTCGCTTTATTGAACACCTGATGAGTAGCGCTGAGGTACTGCGCGTCACGGACGTAAACGGCGCGGTACCCGGCACTGGCGTCGCGATGGCATTTAGCCGGCACTATGGGCCCACCGGAGAGCTGCGCCTGTACGCCGACCAGCTAATGTCGGGCCAGGCTCAGGTGCGTCCGGCTTCACCGGATTACCCTGCCATCACTGCCGAGTTTTCAAATGCCGTGAATCGCATCGCTCGCGGTGCAGACCCTCAGCAGACACTCAACCAGGCGGTGATCAACATAGATCGAAAAATAGAGAAAGCGCGTGCCGCGCGCCCTTGA